The Planococcus liqunii genome includes a region encoding these proteins:
- a CDS encoding ABC transporter permease → MFLAWNEIQKNKLRFVLIIGVLMLVAYLVFFLSGLANGLASLNREAVDKWEASAVVLTEESDKSLVASSLTIDEAEAVEADETAVLGQINAIARNDDQKANVSIFGIREDEFIMPEVSEGEAFAGENEVIASDTLKEDGFALGDVVELSSTEEKLKIVGFTEDARFNAAPVLYGDLATFQRVKFGEAAEVNEDQINGLVLRTDDVSAATDKDELEAIEVETFIENLPGYTAQSLTLNFMIYFLFVISSVIVAIFLYVLTVQKISMFGVMKAQGVPSGYLARSVIAQTFILALIGVAVGLALTLITGLFLPAAVPVAFDIPTMLIYGAVLVVVAIAGAVFSVLTIVKIDPLKAIGG, encoded by the coding sequence ATGTTTTTAGCGTGGAATGAAATTCAAAAAAATAAGCTTCGCTTCGTTTTGATTATCGGTGTCCTTATGCTGGTTGCGTATCTCGTATTTTTCTTGTCGGGACTTGCCAATGGCTTAGCCAGTTTAAACCGTGAAGCGGTAGACAAGTGGGAGGCATCGGCAGTGGTGCTGACCGAAGAGTCGGATAAAAGCTTAGTGGCGTCTTCTTTGACAATTGACGAAGCCGAAGCTGTGGAAGCTGATGAAACGGCTGTTCTTGGCCAGATCAATGCCATTGCACGGAATGATGACCAAAAAGCCAATGTTTCCATTTTTGGCATCCGGGAAGATGAATTCATCATGCCTGAAGTGTCGGAAGGCGAAGCGTTTGCCGGAGAAAACGAAGTCATTGCCAGTGATACATTGAAAGAAGACGGCTTTGCTCTTGGAGACGTAGTGGAACTGTCTTCGACAGAAGAAAAGCTGAAGATTGTCGGGTTCACAGAAGATGCCCGCTTTAACGCGGCGCCGGTCCTTTACGGCGACTTGGCGACTTTTCAGCGGGTGAAATTCGGGGAAGCGGCCGAAGTGAACGAAGACCAAATCAACGGATTGGTTTTGCGTACAGATGATGTTTCCGCAGCGACGGATAAAGATGAACTTGAAGCCATTGAAGTGGAGACGTTCATTGAAAACTTGCCAGGCTATACAGCGCAAAGTCTAACATTAAACTTCATGATTTATTTCTTGTTTGTCATTTCGTCGGTTATCGTGGCGATTTTCTTGTACGTATTGACCGTCCAAAAAATCAGCATGTTCGGCGTCATGAAAGCGCAAGGCGTACCGAGCGGCTATCTGGCGCGTTCCGTAATTGCCCAGACGTTTATTCTGGCTTTGATCGGGGTGGCGGTCGGATTGGCATTGACGCTGATAACCGGCCTGTTCTTGCCGGCAGCTGTTCCAGTGGCCTTTGATATTCCGACCATGCTGATTTATGGTGCCGTTCTGGTAGTAGTAGCGATTGCCGGCGCTGTATTCTCTGTATTGACGATTGTAAAAATAGATCCACTAAAAGCGATTGGAGGGTAA
- a CDS encoding ABC transporter ATP-binding protein, whose translation MAVLEFNQVNKTFGSGHKKVDALKSTDFHAEQGEMIAVIGPSGSGKSTFLTIAGGLLSPSNGEVIINNENITALNEKERSKIRLKEIGFILQASNLVPFLTVDKQMKLLDKVKKNNMTKEEVEQLYKDLGIGDLRNKYPSDLSGGERQRVAIAKALYSNPSIVLADEPTASLDSDRAYEVMGLLKDETKNKMTTTIVVTHDTRLIDYCDKVYKMVDGVLEQQK comes from the coding sequence ATGGCAGTATTGGAATTTAACCAAGTGAACAAAACATTCGGCAGCGGCCATAAAAAAGTGGACGCTTTGAAATCAACCGACTTTCATGCTGAACAAGGAGAAATGATTGCGGTGATCGGGCCTTCCGGTTCCGGGAAAAGTACATTCCTGACAATCGCCGGCGGTCTATTGTCGCCTTCAAACGGTGAAGTCATCATCAACAATGAAAACATCACCGCCTTGAACGAAAAAGAGCGTTCCAAAATCCGTTTGAAAGAAATCGGTTTTATCCTGCAAGCTTCCAACTTAGTTCCGTTTTTGACGGTGGATAAGCAAATGAAGCTGCTGGATAAAGTGAAGAAAAACAATATGACCAAAGAAGAAGTCGAACAGCTCTACAAAGATTTGGGCATCGGCGACTTGCGCAATAAATACCCGTCGGACCTGTCGGGCGGAGAGCGGCAGCGTGTGGCGATTGCCAAAGCGCTTTACAGCAATCCGTCCATCGTCTTGGCCGACGAACCGACGGCATCGCTCGACTCCGACCGGGCTTATGAAGTGATGGGCCTGCTGAAAGACGAAACGAAGAACAAAATGACGACCACCATTGTGGTGACGCACGACACCCGGCTCATCGACTACTGCGACAAAGTCTATAAAATGGTCGATGGTGTTTTGGAACAGCAAAAATAA
- a CDS encoding phosphatase PAP2 family protein, giving the protein MKRLLYLLGILALIGFIGIGLTFADGTFGEADRQAADLLAGIGWLDVLSVLADEAVVFIVGIAMIVYLWLRRRDYRGMLFVFLTVGAGRALNQGLKEVYQRERPDFPHGLDSFGFPSWHAMGAVLYLLTAAYFFVGSLESRTAQGLVWLAAVGLAIIVGLSRVAGGEQYFSDVLAGWCVGFALFAAVAFWYEMRERSFKRAHIQ; this is encoded by the coding sequence ATGAAGCGTCTATTGTATTTGTTGGGGATACTTGCGTTGATCGGTTTTATTGGAATTGGGCTTACTTTCGCTGACGGGACATTCGGAGAAGCCGACCGGCAAGCCGCTGATTTGCTGGCTGGAATCGGTTGGCTGGACGTTCTTTCCGTTCTAGCGGATGAAGCTGTGGTGTTTATTGTAGGGATCGCCATGATCGTATACTTATGGCTGCGCCGGAGGGATTACCGGGGCATGCTGTTTGTCTTTTTGACCGTCGGAGCGGGACGGGCATTGAATCAGGGATTGAAAGAAGTATATCAACGGGAGCGGCCCGATTTTCCTCATGGGTTGGACAGCTTCGGGTTTCCGTCCTGGCATGCCATGGGGGCAGTTCTGTATCTCCTGACGGCTGCGTATTTTTTTGTGGGATCGCTTGAGTCGCGGACAGCACAAGGGCTCGTTTGGCTGGCGGCAGTGGGTCTGGCAATCATCGTTGGCTTGTCGCGGGTGGCTGGCGGCGAGCAGTACTTTTCGGATGTCTTAGCTGGCTGGTGTGTGGGCTTTGCGCTGTTTGCTGCTGTTGCATTCTGGTACGAAATGAGAGAGCGCTCCTTTAAAAGAGCGCACATACAGTAA
- a CDS encoding ammonium transporter yields MEAVQSSVDMMWVMLGTILVFFMHAGFAMLETGFTRSKNTLNILMKNLITVALGSILYFFVGFALMFGTSGFGMIGTDGFLLAGREDIGFFVFQAVFAATCATIISGAVAERMRLGAYILLTIGMTAVIYPVVGHWVWGGGWLSQIGFIDFAGSTVVHLTGATAAFITAWKLGPRIGKYSGKIVNSIPGHNLPLGALGVFILWVGWFGFNGGSTLAADPALVPPVILNTLLSASAAVLSTALYTRLRYGRIDPSLTMNGALAGLVGITAGAANVSFVGAIIIGLLAGVIMTEAVRLLDAKIRVDDPVGAIAVHGVAGIWGTLALGFFDTTGGLLYGGGAEILGIQTVGILAVIAWTTVSATLVLAIVNTLVPLRVAAEDEESGLDFSEHGSQAYAMQDVLSGAPPTASSFAERLNQLGEHPAPQKP; encoded by the coding sequence ATGGAAGCAGTTCAAAGTTCAGTTGATATGATGTGGGTAATGCTCGGCACGATTCTTGTCTTTTTTATGCACGCCGGATTTGCGATGCTTGAAACCGGGTTCACCCGTTCTAAAAATACCCTGAATATCCTCATGAAAAACTTAATCACCGTCGCCCTCGGTTCAATCCTTTATTTCTTTGTCGGATTTGCACTTATGTTTGGCACTTCGGGTTTCGGGATGATTGGAACAGACGGATTTCTACTGGCAGGCCGGGAAGATATCGGCTTCTTCGTTTTCCAGGCAGTATTTGCGGCAACCTGTGCGACGATTATTTCCGGTGCAGTCGCTGAACGCATGAGATTAGGAGCTTATATTCTGCTCACTATCGGAATGACTGCAGTAATCTACCCAGTCGTGGGGCACTGGGTATGGGGCGGCGGCTGGCTGTCGCAGATCGGCTTTATCGACTTCGCCGGTTCGACCGTGGTCCATTTGACCGGTGCAACCGCCGCCTTTATTACCGCTTGGAAGCTGGGTCCCCGCATCGGCAAATACAGCGGGAAAATCGTCAATTCGATTCCTGGCCATAATTTGCCGCTTGGCGCATTAGGTGTTTTCATCCTTTGGGTCGGCTGGTTCGGCTTCAATGGAGGCAGCACATTGGCAGCGGATCCGGCACTTGTGCCGCCAGTCATCTTGAACACATTGCTGTCAGCTTCAGCAGCCGTTTTGTCTACCGCTTTGTATACACGCCTGCGCTATGGCCGCATTGATCCTTCGTTGACGATGAACGGCGCACTTGCCGGTCTTGTCGGGATCACAGCCGGCGCCGCCAATGTATCATTTGTCGGGGCGATCATTATTGGCCTCCTTGCCGGTGTCATCATGACAGAAGCTGTCCGTTTGCTCGATGCCAAAATCCGGGTGGATGATCCAGTCGGCGCCATCGCCGTCCACGGCGTTGCAGGCATTTGGGGAACACTGGCACTCGGTTTCTTTGACACAACAGGCGGCCTGCTATACGGGGGAGGCGCTGAAATCCTCGGCATCCAAACAGTCGGCATTTTAGCCGTCATCGCTTGGACGACCGTATCGGCGACACTTGTACTGGCAATCGTCAATACCCTCGTTCCGCTTCGTGTGGCAGCTGAGGACGAAGAAAGCGGCTTGGATTTTTCCGAACACGGTTCCCAGGCTTACGCCATGCAGGATGTGTTGAGCGGTGCGCCGCCAACAGCCAGTTCTTTTGCAGAGCGCCTGAACCAACTTGGGGAACACCCCGCTCCGCAAAAACCATGA
- a CDS encoding P-II family nitrogen regulator, with amino-acid sequence MKKIETIIRPSVFANVRQALALEGIDGLSVTEIAGIGKQEGRVGLFRGNAYTMEFSPKLKLEMVVDDSKVESIVDALLEYASTGEVGDGKIFILPVEEAIRIRTKERGIIAVG; translated from the coding sequence ATGAAAAAGATTGAGACAATCATCCGTCCCTCTGTTTTTGCCAATGTCCGCCAAGCTTTGGCGCTTGAAGGCATTGATGGGCTGAGTGTCACCGAAATCGCCGGAATCGGAAAACAGGAAGGCCGCGTCGGCTTGTTCCGAGGCAACGCCTATACGATGGAGTTTTCTCCAAAGTTGAAACTCGAAATGGTCGTAGACGACTCGAAAGTTGAATCCATTGTGGATGCCTTGCTGGAATACGCCTCCACCGGCGAAGTAGGAGACGGTAAAATATTTATCCTGCCGGTTGAGGAAGCCATTCGGATCAGAACAAAAGAACGCGGCATCATCGCCGTTGGATAG
- a CDS encoding uracil-DNA glycosylase gives MYKIADDLVQLGIERIKEFPVEGFVRGSGPLHPALMLVGEAPGENEVETGIPFTGRAGKELMASLESVGLAREDVYITSAVRSRPYKWGSKKERNGTTTERKYNRAPTKKEIIAHAPILDTEIRDIHPPLIVTLGNIGLQRLVGPKAKVTQLHGVLMETPILMWDEDKQAFTETEEVYHIFPTFHPASVFYNPPVRELKDEDWRKLGELLRIKG, from the coding sequence GTGTATAAAATAGCAGATGACTTGGTCCAATTAGGAATAGAACGAATCAAAGAATTTCCGGTAGAAGGCTTTGTAAGAGGAAGCGGACCGCTTCATCCGGCGTTGATGCTGGTAGGGGAAGCGCCGGGAGAAAATGAAGTGGAAACCGGCATTCCGTTTACGGGGCGTGCTGGAAAAGAACTGATGGCTTCACTTGAAAGTGTCGGCTTAGCCAGAGAAGATGTGTATATCACCAGTGCAGTGCGGAGCCGTCCGTATAAATGGGGATCCAAAAAAGAACGCAATGGAACAACGACCGAGCGAAAATACAACCGGGCGCCAACCAAAAAAGAAATTATTGCGCATGCTCCGATTTTGGATACAGAAATCCGGGATATCCATCCGCCGCTGATTGTCACGCTGGGCAATATCGGGCTGCAGCGTTTGGTGGGGCCGAAAGCGAAAGTGACGCAGCTGCACGGCGTTCTGATGGAAACGCCGATTTTAATGTGGGACGAGGACAAGCAGGCCTTTACTGAAACGGAAGAAGTGTATCATATCTTTCCGACCTTCCATCCGGCCAGTGTTTTTTACAACCCGCCGGTGCGGGAGCTGAAAGACGAGGATTGGCGGAAGCTTGGAGAGCTGCTGCGCATTAAAGGTTAG
- the zupT gene encoding zinc transporter ZupT, whose amino-acid sequence MDSTVLFALGLTLFAGLATGIGSLIAFFASRTNTKFLSISLGFSAGVMIYVSMIEIFVKAKDALTGAHGESLGYWLTLAGFFGGMIFMAVLDRILPEVGNPHEVKTVEDMDEGPTNAEYAHLRKLGIFTALAIGIHNFPEGIATFMSAIQDPALGIAIAIAVAIHNIPEGIAVSVPIYYATGSRKKAFQYSFLSGVSEPVGAIAAWLILMPFLSDTLFGIIFAGVAGIMVFISLDELLPAAKRYDEAHLSIYGLVAGMAVMAISLVLIV is encoded by the coding sequence ATGGACAGTACCGTATTGTTTGCTCTTGGATTAACGCTATTTGCCGGATTAGCAACGGGCATCGGTAGCTTGATTGCCTTTTTTGCATCCCGCACTAATACTAAATTTCTTTCGATTTCGCTCGGGTTCTCAGCCGGCGTCATGATTTATGTTTCGATGATCGAAATCTTTGTCAAAGCGAAAGATGCTTTGACCGGTGCCCACGGGGAATCGCTTGGATATTGGCTGACGCTCGCTGGCTTTTTCGGCGGGATGATTTTTATGGCAGTATTGGATCGGATTTTGCCGGAAGTGGGAAATCCGCATGAAGTGAAGACCGTGGAAGACATGGATGAAGGGCCTACTAATGCGGAATACGCCCATCTCCGGAAGCTGGGGATATTTACAGCGCTCGCGATCGGCATCCATAACTTTCCGGAAGGCATTGCCACGTTCATGTCGGCAATCCAGGATCCGGCTTTGGGGATTGCCATTGCCATCGCCGTTGCCATCCATAACATTCCGGAAGGGATTGCAGTATCGGTTCCGATCTACTACGCAACAGGCAGCCGGAAAAAAGCTTTCCAGTACAGTTTTTTATCCGGTGTTTCAGAACCGGTCGGGGCCATTGCTGCTTGGTTGATCTTAATGCCTTTTCTTAGCGACACGTTATTCGGCATCATTTTTGCCGGAGTAGCCGGCATTATGGTTTTCATTTCTCTTGATGAACTATTGCCTGCTGCCAAAAGGTATGACGAAGCCCATTTGTCCATATATGGATTGGTGGCAGGGATGGCGGTCATGGCTATCAGCCTGGTATTGATTGTATAA
- a CDS encoding DUF4003 family protein, whose product MDIKQLEETFKEVSKTLGWSVDKRIALAVTTFYLTQDSGFWKKEHEEAAEIIKKKEGWASPLRYYMFHIASAFLALQGEPENGLKRLNAKQLELNEAGFRKSPYTYLAALLMEDTGEAARAKELYDQMRQHHKFLTSNEDVPYAVLLGRREGTAEERAATMNAYYRELREHGFSIGNDLQWLSQLMTFNSPAYDPEMVGRVLATREFLQNEKIKIRPPQYPILGLLATAKASGHTLGQIVEQTRQLENSKLFRWYKDVAFSTAVQFGMKDIIETREVSDITFSTSLEMLMQAQQAAMMASINAAVISSSANNGSS is encoded by the coding sequence ATGGACATAAAGCAACTGGAAGAGACTTTTAAAGAAGTATCTAAAACGCTTGGATGGTCAGTGGATAAGCGGATTGCCCTGGCAGTGACGACCTTTTATCTGACGCAGGACTCGGGATTTTGGAAAAAAGAGCACGAAGAAGCCGCGGAGATCATCAAGAAAAAAGAAGGCTGGGCTTCCCCATTACGGTATTATATGTTCCATATTGCTTCGGCTTTTCTCGCGCTTCAGGGAGAACCGGAAAACGGGTTGAAAAGATTAAATGCCAAACAGCTGGAACTGAACGAAGCAGGATTCCGCAAATCGCCTTATACCTATCTGGCTGCGCTGCTGATGGAAGACACGGGCGAGGCGGCCCGCGCAAAAGAGTTATACGATCAGATGAGGCAGCACCACAAATTCCTCACTTCCAATGAAGATGTGCCTTATGCGGTACTTTTAGGCAGGAGGGAAGGGACGGCTGAAGAGAGGGCTGCAACGATGAACGCCTACTACCGGGAACTCCGCGAACATGGCTTTAGCATCGGCAATGATTTGCAATGGCTGTCTCAGCTTATGACGTTCAATTCGCCGGCATACGATCCGGAAATGGTCGGACGGGTTTTGGCGACCCGTGAATTTCTGCAGAACGAAAAAATTAAAATACGGCCGCCCCAGTATCCAATTTTGGGACTGCTCGCAACGGCAAAAGCGAGCGGACACACACTCGGGCAGATTGTCGAACAGACACGGCAGCTGGAAAACAGCAAATTGTTCAGATGGTATAAGGATGTCGCTTTTTCAACAGCCGTGCAGTTTGGCATGAAAGACATCATCGAAACCCGTGAAGTTTCTGATATCACATTTTCAACTTCGTTGGAGATGTTGATGCAAGCCCAGCAGGCGGCTATGATGGCGAGTATCAACGCCGCCGTTATTTCTTCCTCTGCCAATAACGGCTCCAGTTAA
- a CDS encoding MFS transporter: protein MATLTEKNTVPLSRNKLLGVAGLGWLFDAMDVGILSFVIAALQVDWNLNASQMGWIGSVNSIGMAVGAFVFGIYADRVGRKKIFIITLLLFSLASGISALTTSLAAFMLLRFFVGMGLGGELPVASTLVSESVPANERGRVVVLLESFWAGGWLIAALISYFVIPSFGWRVALLLTALPALYALYLRIKLPDSPQFSAKKDVLRSISTNIKDVWSKKYRRPTLMLWIVWFTVVFSYYGMFLWLPSVMVLKGFTMIQSFGYVLIMTLAQLPGYFSAAWLIERAGRKFVLVTYLMGTAASALIFGNADTIAVLIAAGAFLSFFNLGAWGALYAYSPEQYPTVIRGTGTGMAASFGRIGGILGPLLVGFMLTAGYGIGWIFGIFCVSIIIGALAVAFLGTETKQMELE, encoded by the coding sequence ATGGCTACACTAACAGAGAAAAACACGGTTCCGCTTTCAAGAAACAAATTGCTGGGAGTGGCAGGATTGGGTTGGCTTTTTGATGCAATGGATGTGGGGATCCTATCGTTTGTCATCGCCGCCTTGCAAGTGGACTGGAATTTAAATGCTTCGCAAATGGGCTGGATCGGCAGTGTCAATTCAATTGGCATGGCTGTCGGCGCCTTTGTCTTCGGAATTTATGCTGACCGGGTCGGGCGCAAGAAAATCTTTATCATCACCTTATTGCTGTTTTCATTGGCGAGCGGCATTTCTGCATTAACGACATCGCTTGCTGCATTTATGCTTCTGCGATTTTTTGTGGGCATGGGGCTTGGCGGTGAACTGCCGGTTGCTTCGACGCTGGTTTCCGAAAGCGTGCCGGCGAATGAACGTGGCCGTGTAGTTGTATTGCTGGAAAGTTTCTGGGCCGGCGGCTGGCTGATTGCTGCGCTTATTTCATACTTTGTCATTCCGTCGTTCGGCTGGCGCGTCGCCTTGCTGCTGACTGCCTTGCCGGCATTGTATGCGTTGTATCTGCGCATCAAGCTGCCGGATTCGCCGCAATTTTCGGCGAAAAAAGATGTGCTGCGGTCCATTTCAACCAATATAAAAGACGTCTGGTCCAAAAAATACCGGCGTCCGACATTGATGCTTTGGATCGTCTGGTTTACGGTCGTCTTTTCGTATTACGGCATGTTCCTCTGGCTGCCGAGCGTTATGGTGTTAAAAGGTTTCACGATGATTCAAAGTTTCGGCTACGTCCTGATTATGACGCTGGCCCAGCTGCCGGGGTATTTCTCCGCGGCTTGGCTCATTGAAAGAGCGGGGCGTAAATTTGTACTTGTTACGTACTTGATGGGAACAGCTGCCAGTGCGCTGATTTTTGGAAACGCCGATACCATCGCCGTGCTGATTGCAGCAGGAGCTTTCCTGTCTTTCTTTAACTTGGGAGCTTGGGGAGCGCTTTATGCGTATTCACCAGAGCAATACCCGACTGTCATCCGCGGCACCGGCACTGGGATGGCCGCTTCATTTGGCCGGATCGGCGGCATCTTAGGTCCATTATTGGTCGGGTTCATGCTGACGGCTGGATACGGCATTGGCTGGATCTTTGGGATTTTCTGCGTATCGATCATTATTGGGGCGTTAGCTGTGGCGTTTCTTGGAACGGAAACGAAACAAATGGAACTGGAATAG
- a CDS encoding GNAT family N-acetyltransferase encodes MDWMVYTNPAAYAEKVEKLLYKNEDIYSLFLGILNQIKDGRYEEYFLATMEQDGEVAAACLMTPPHPFQLVIFQQVPAIEREIAHRLLAAGLVVDAVVGDQAVAHGFADAWIQRVGGEIRVLMHQGLYRADAVNTRLEKSPGTWRVANKKDASLLEGWILLFEQETGIAMSTPAEAARKIDSFIELKEVYVWEVDNEVVSCMKKSRPSKHGITVSFVFTPMKHRRKGYARTLVAEVTEELLGEYDFVMLYTDLQNPTSNKIYQEIGFEQIATPVHLKIEDDLSE; translated from the coding sequence ATGGACTGGATGGTTTACACAAATCCCGCTGCCTATGCAGAAAAAGTGGAAAAGCTGTTATATAAAAACGAAGACATATATAGTTTGTTTTTAGGAATACTGAATCAGATAAAAGATGGGCGCTACGAAGAATACTTTCTGGCGACGATGGAACAAGACGGGGAAGTGGCAGCGGCTTGTTTGATGACGCCGCCGCATCCATTTCAGCTGGTTATTTTTCAACAGGTTCCGGCAATTGAAAGAGAAATAGCGCACCGGTTATTGGCTGCAGGCTTAGTGGTGGACGCAGTTGTCGGCGACCAGGCCGTAGCGCACGGATTTGCGGATGCTTGGATCCAACGTGTTGGCGGGGAAATACGGGTGCTTATGCATCAAGGGCTTTACCGCGCAGATGCTGTAAATACCCGGCTGGAAAAAAGTCCGGGAACCTGGCGTGTGGCCAATAAAAAAGATGCGTCCTTGCTGGAAGGATGGATTTTGCTTTTTGAACAGGAAACAGGCATTGCCATGTCGACACCAGCGGAAGCGGCACGGAAAATCGATTCGTTTATTGAGCTGAAGGAGGTCTATGTATGGGAGGTGGACAATGAAGTCGTGTCCTGCATGAAAAAATCCCGGCCATCCAAACATGGCATTACGGTATCATTCGTCTTTACGCCAATGAAGCATCGCCGCAAAGGATACGCTCGCACACTTGTTGCAGAAGTGACTGAAGAGCTGCTCGGTGAATACGATTTTGTCATGCTTTACACCGACTTGCAGAACCCGACTTCCAATAAGATCTATCAGGAAATCGGCTTTGAGCAAATTGCGACGCCGGTCCATTTGAAAATTGAGGACGATCTTTCAGAATAA
- the abc-f gene encoding ribosomal protection-like ABC-F family protein, protein MAVIGKVNKLTIGFEERIVLREAQADIPKGARIAVIGANGSGKSSLLDAIAEGAPGIQWMGSLPSVAYMKQEVERLDAGVSDAASRKLEKEWHVPSVRVRLSGGEAMKMRLARTLSENAEVLLLDEPTNHLDAESIGAVVKQLAEYDGALLIVSHDRHFIDQVATQIWEIEDEKLTVYKGNYSVSREEKEHRKLTQQRKYNQQQAKIARVEQQLSELQSWSGKAHADSTKQDGFKEFYRSKAKRMDVQVRSKRKRLEAELEKEGVERPKEEAGIKFEIGSADKKGKRVMELKEVSKAYGDRLLFENATFTVQHGERVGLVGKNGSGKSTFFSMLRKETDYSGEIWMTAGMKIGYLSQNVFDLPEQKTPAELFGTGSYEVNGKIRTLMDNLGFEKHHWTEPIRHLSMGERVKLKLMEFMLSECNVLLLDEPTNHLDLPSREQLEKTLESFPGTLLVATHDRFFMEKLADKLLVFEEGKLFKYESSFSEWNNKSNGDVQVDLLQLETERQAVLGKLSLMQPKDKEYGALDRRFNELTVAIKAISSGSVKEAGKKSK, encoded by the coding sequence ATGGCCGTTATAGGAAAAGTAAACAAGCTGACAATCGGTTTTGAAGAGCGGATTGTTTTGAGAGAAGCGCAGGCTGATATTCCGAAAGGGGCACGAATTGCGGTGATTGGCGCAAACGGCAGCGGAAAGTCATCCTTGCTGGATGCGATTGCAGAAGGGGCTCCGGGAATCCAATGGATGGGATCATTGCCATCTGTCGCTTATATGAAGCAGGAAGTGGAACGGCTGGATGCTGGAGTTTCGGATGCCGCTAGCCGAAAGCTTGAAAAGGAATGGCATGTGCCGTCAGTCCGCGTCCGCTTAAGCGGGGGCGAAGCGATGAAGATGCGTTTGGCACGGACGTTGTCGGAAAATGCGGAAGTGCTGCTGCTTGATGAGCCGACCAATCATTTGGATGCGGAAAGCATCGGAGCCGTTGTCAAACAACTGGCGGAATATGACGGTGCATTGCTGATTGTCTCGCATGACCGGCATTTTATTGATCAAGTAGCGACTCAAATCTGGGAAATTGAAGACGAAAAATTGACGGTTTACAAAGGGAATTACAGCGTCTCTAGAGAAGAAAAAGAGCACCGGAAACTGACGCAGCAAAGAAAGTACAATCAGCAGCAGGCGAAAATTGCCCGTGTGGAACAGCAGCTTTCCGAACTGCAGTCCTGGTCGGGAAAAGCGCATGCAGACTCGACGAAACAAGATGGCTTTAAAGAATTCTACCGCTCCAAAGCAAAACGCATGGATGTTCAAGTGCGCAGCAAGCGGAAACGGCTGGAAGCAGAACTAGAAAAGGAGGGGGTAGAGCGGCCGAAAGAAGAAGCGGGCATCAAGTTTGAAATCGGCAGTGCCGATAAAAAAGGGAAACGCGTCATGGAATTGAAGGAGGTCAGCAAGGCTTACGGAGACCGCCTCCTTTTTGAAAATGCCACTTTTACCGTGCAGCACGGCGAACGCGTTGGGCTGGTCGGTAAAAACGGCAGCGGCAAATCCACTTTCTTCAGCATGCTCCGGAAAGAAACCGATTATTCAGGAGAGATTTGGATGACTGCCGGCATGAAAATCGGCTACTTGAGCCAGAATGTTTTTGACTTGCCGGAACAAAAAACGCCTGCGGAGTTATTTGGAACAGGAAGCTACGAAGTGAACGGCAAAATCCGGACCTTGATGGACAACCTGGGATTCGAAAAACACCATTGGACCGAACCGATTCGCCACTTGAGCATGGGGGAGCGGGTCAAATTGAAGTTAATGGAATTTATGCTGTCGGAATGCAATGTGCTGTTATTGGATGAACCGACCAACCACCTCGATTTGCCTTCCCGCGAACAATTGGAGAAAACTTTGGAGAGCTTCCCGGGAACTTTGCTGGTTGCCACTCATGATCGCTTTTTCATGGAAAAACTGGCGGACAAATTGCTGGTGTTTGAGGAAGGCAAGCTGTTCAAGTATGAAAGCAGCTTTTCGGAATGGAACAATAAATCCAACGGAGATGTTCAAGTGGACCTGTTGCAGCTGGAGACAGAACGCCAAGCTGTTCTGGGCAAACTGAGTTTGATGCAGCCAAAAGATAAAGAGTATGGAGCATTGGATCGCCGTTTCAATGAATTGACCGTAGCCATTAAAGCTATTTCGTCTGGTTCTGTAAAGGAAGCAGGGAAAAAGAGTAAATAA